Sequence from the Aquimarina sp. Aq107 genome:
TGTTCTGCGTATATGAAGAAAGCAGGGTTTACTAAAATCTACGATCTAGATGGTGGTATTACTGAATGGAAATATAAAGGAAAGACTTTGGTTAAATAATTTTTAAGTGTTTCTGTCATGATATAAAAAAAACCGACCACTATATGGTCGGTTTTTTATTTTATATTTTTCTGAATTGATTATTGTTTTAAGATTCTTGAATAGGTTACATTTTTACCATTTTTTACTTTTATAATATAAGTTCCACCAGTAATTCCTTCGATTAGGGAGCTGATGTTTAGGTTTTGTAAACTATTCTCTTTCGGCGTTGTATTAATTTTATTTAATAATTTACCAGTAATATCCCAAATAGATACTTCTAAACGTTGATTTGAGGTAGCATTATATGTCAATGTCAATGATTTAGCTGTTGTTGGATTTGGATAAATGATAGGAGCACTATTGTTTAGTTTTGTATCATCAATAATATTTGGATTTTGTCGAGAAAGAGAGCTAATCGTTATATCTAAGTTTCCGGGAGCAGACCAATTCCCAGCAGCATCTCTTACCAAACTTTTAATTTTTCCGTTTTGTCTTCTTATATCTTTAGTTACAGAAGATCCAGCTGTTATGGATTGTGTTTGATTTGCTCTAAATTTATACACTTTAAGATCATCGAATTCCATATTGGTTTTGTTCGTTCTTAACGAGATAGAACTTCCATTTTTGATTGGAGTCGTGTCTGTCCATCTTAAAAGCGAGGTATTGTTTCTAAAAATTTCTAATACTCCAAAAGCCGGGCTATAGGTTATTTTATAATTAGCCCATTGGTTATCTAGTGGTACATCACTAATCGCTCTAAAATTTAGTTGATTATTTACTGTCTCATATATTCTGACCTTATTATCTTCTCCACTAAACCATATTAAATATGAGTTTCCTCTCTGACTTTGGGTTACATCATCAGCCATGATATGTAGACCAAATTTTTTTGGCCCTGTTGTAGAAATTGTTTTAGCAGAGAACTCATACAAATAAGGGAGCCCAGAATTTTGTGATAAAAAAGTATTCAATTTTGTATTGTCAGACGAAATGTCGGATTGACTTAAATGGCCATTACTAATGCTCCAATTTCCAGCTCCTTGGGTATATCCAGAGTAAAAAACATTAAAGTTGTCATTAAAAAAACCATTGCCTCTATTGGCATACCAATTATCACCATATTTCTCTAAAGCTTGATAAAACCTTCTAGTTACCCCTATGTTATCATTGTCATTAAAGTTAGCTGTAAAATCACCAGATTGAGAGTTACCTCCAGGAACGCTGATAGTTGTGGTTGGTGCTTCTGTATCTCCGGTAGGTGGTGGAGTACAGTTTCTGTTTAGGTCGTTTTGAAGAGCAGTTAAATAAGCGTCTGCAAATCGATTTCTCCAAGTGTCGTTTAAGAGTTTCGTAGCGTCTCCAGTATCAACAAATCCTATTTCACTAAGTACACCTACTGCGTTATTTCCGGTCAATACCCCTAGATGAAAAATGAAAGAAGCATCTTCAACCGATCTTCGATCTCTCCATTCTCCTTTTTCTACCATTCGATCTTGAATCTGTCTAGAAAATCTACTATTTGATGATTGAGGAGAATTACTACGATTACACCAGAATGTTTCGGTACCTGTTCCTCCTCCGGCATTACAGTGGATGCTAATAAAACGATCTGCCCGCCAATTATTAGAAATTGCTCTTCGCTGACTAAGTGTGAGCCATCCATTACGAGTATTTCGAGTTAAATGAACAGACCAACCGTTACAATCATCCTCGATTAGATTTTTTAGTTTGATACCAACGGATAATGCCGTTGCGTGTTCTGTATCGGTTCTTCCATCTGGATTACTACCATCACTAGCATAGCCGTGTCCTGGATCTATCACTACAACTTGCGCTTGTGATATTGTAGAGAATAGAATAGCGATTATAAGAAGTAACTTTATGCCTAGTATTGAGATTGTATTTTTCATGAGGACTAGTTTTTAAGATTAAGGTCTGCAACAAAAATTCTTCCGGTTTTTTCATCAGAGAAAGCGATTCTTTTGCCATCAGGGGATACATCTCCCCATGTTTCAATAATATCATTAGAATTTGTTAACTGAGTTTTTGAAACAGTTGTAGCAGAGATATAGAATAATTCTGATGCAGATATCGTATGTCCATCAATACTTTTATCTTCAAATGTGATGACCCCACTATTATCGGGTAACCAAGAACTAGCTAATCCATAGCCAAGAGATGTCCTTTTTTGTGTTTTGTAGATTGAATATATATACATGTTTGGTCCTTCATGAACAACTACTTGCTTTTGATTAGGAGAAACAATTGGATGGTAATATTGACCAGCTTCTTTGGTTATTACCCATGGTTTGCCATCAATTCCTTCTTTTGCTTCTAATTTTAGTGTTTGTAAATTGATATATACGATGAGGTTTTTTTTAGATTTCTTATTAAGAGAAAGATTCGTGTTATCGGGATGTACGTTGGTTAGGGTTTTTTCGATTCTTGTGTTTAGATTTATACTTTTTACAGTGATATCAGAAAAGAGACCATCTTTAGGTTTTTCTCTAAAAATTACACTTTCGCTATCTATAGACCAGTTAGCGAGATATCCTATTCCTTGACCGTGTTTAACTTTTGTAAGTTTATTTTCATGCACAAGGTCGATTACGAATAATTCATCATTATGATGATCTGTAAACAATATTTTTTGACCATCTGGGGACCATATTGGAGTGCTATATTCTCCCTCTTTAGTTATTGGTGTACTGTTAGAGATCATTTGTGATCTAATAATTGTACTGAACAAGATGCACAGGATTGTGCACATTATTAATTTGTTAGGTTTCATATGAAGTTTGTGTTTTGAGTTTATGTTTTATGAAGGATTTTGCAAGAAAAAGGGCCCTGACAAGTTGCTAACCAAATATGTAGAACCCTTTTTACACACTTACAAAAAACTTACTTTTTAATGATAGGGATCACCTGAGAACCTCTATCATCATTTATTTTTATAAAATACGTGCCATCTCTTAACGATCCGAAATAACTGCTTAGATCTATAGTTGTGTTCTTTGCTTCTTCTGTGTATTCTATGAATGATTTTAGAATGCTACCTTTTATATCAATTATGGATATAGATGCCTGGGATTTTTGTAGGGATTGATAGCTAATTGTTACATCAGATCCATCTGTGGGGTTCGGAAATACGTTTGCTTTAATGGTATCATTATTAAGAAAAGTATCGTTTATGATTTCTGGGTTTTGTCTTGTTAGAGAACTTATAGTTACATCTAGGTTTCCAGCAGCAGACCAATTTCCGGCGGCATCTCTAACCAAACTTTTTATTTTTCCATTTTTTCTTCGGATATCCTTAGTTATTTCTGATCCTGCAGAAATCCCTGTAGAACTATCCGCTCTAAACTTATAGACCTTTAAGTCATCGAATTCAATATTTGTTTTATTTGTTCTTAAAGAAATTGTGCTTCCGTTTTTGATTGGTGATGGATCTGTCCATTTTAAGATAGAAGTGTTATTTCTAAATACTTCGAGAACACCAAACCCAGGACTGTATGTAATTTTGTAGTTCGCCCATTTATTGTCTAGTAGCACATCATCAATAGCTCTAAAGTTTAATTGGTTATTTATGGTTTCGTATACTCTAACTTTGTTATCCTCTCCGCTAAACCATATTAAATAGGAATTTCCTCTTTGGCTTTGATCTGGAGAATCTGCCATGATGTGAATTCCGAATTTTCTAGGACCATTCGTAGATAGTACTTTTGCAGAGAATTCATATAAATACGGCAATCCTGAATTTTGAGACAAGAATGTATTTAATTTGGTGTTGTCTGATGTAGTGTTCGATTGAAGTAGGTGATTATTATTAATTGACCAATCCCCATCTCCTTGTACGTATCCAGAATAAAAAACATTAAAGTTGTCATTAAAAAAACCATTACCTCTATTGGCGTACCAATTGTTTCCGTATTTTTCTAAAACTTGATAAAATCGACGTGTTACCGCAATATTGTCTGAGTCGGTATAATTGGCAGTAAAATCACCAGATTGTGTAGTTCCTCCATTAGCTGTTATAGAAGTAGTAGGAGCTTCTGTGTCTGCTTGCGAACCAAAGGTATTCTGAGAGCGATAAATATAATTTTGTCTTGGTTGTCCTGCATCAACAAAAGAACCTGGAGTAGGAGAGTTTCCTCCAGCAGCTCTCCACTCAAAATGAATATGATCTCCTGTAGATCCACCTGTTGTGCCTTCTAAAGCGATTACTTGTCCTTTTTGTACAGATTGCCCTTGACTAACTAATAGTGTTTTATTATGAGCATAATATGTTCGGGTTCCATCGCTATGTCTTATGATAATCAATCTCCCATAACCGCTAGATAAACTTCCACTTATTCCAGAAAAAGAAACAGTTCCAGCAGCAGAAGCTCTTACGTTATCATCTCCGGATAAAGAAGTTGCAAAATCAATTGCGTGATATCCGTGATGGCCACCTGGAGTAAAAAAACCACATTGACCTACAGGACTATGAGAACCAGTTGGGCCAGGTGTTCCGTGTCTAGAGACACAATTTTCTTTGCCAAAATCCCAAGGTAAATAATAGGATAAATTAGATTTTTGATTATGGGTAGGCTCTTTATTAGTTTTAGAATTAACATTCCAACCTAAGATTTGAACCTGATCTCCTTCTGACCGATATATAGTCTCAGTTGTTTGTTGTTTGATATCATATTTATAAATAAGATCAGAAGTACCATGGAGGTAGTCTAATTTTTTATCGGTAGATCCAGAGAAGATAAAATATTCTCGCTGCGGAGAGAGTAATGGTGTACTGGTGTACTTAAAGGAGATAGGAAGTTTTTCGATATGATTTGTTTGGATGTCATACATGAAAATCCCTTGGTGTTCTTCTGCTGCATCTAAGTAAATCCCTTCTACAAAGATTTTAGAAGCATCATTGGTCCAGCCAATAGGTTTTAGCGCTATTTCCTTTCGATCATTATTAGTTTTACTTTGTAAAGTAACCTGTTTTTTATTAGAAAGATCTATTTTTTGAAGTTTAAAAGCTCCTCCAATTTGTTCTCTCTCTAGATATATCCATACATTAGGATTAAAAGGATTTTGTAATCCCTGAAAAAAATCAAAGTTAGCCGTTAGATCTAGTTCTCGCGAGATATTATGCGGTTGCAATACTATCACATCCATTGCTGAGGTGATGGCTAAAGAAGACTTATTCTTATTTAATATTACGGTATCGCTGTTACTTATATTTTGAGAATATAGTTGCCGGTTTTTTTCTATAATAAGTTCTTGAGCTTCTGATATGTTTATATAAAATAAGAGTATCAATAAAGTTTTGAGTGTAGTGTTTTTCATAATTAAGAGTTGTGTGTGATTTGTTTATTTTGGGTATAAACAGTATCGTTAGTTTTCGGTAGGAAAATTAAAAACTCTATGAATGAAAAATATAGGCACAAGTACTCAATTTTTTATTAAAGATTATTGCGCTCTAACCATCTAATGATACACATCTTTTAATTTCATGGTATATTTAAAAAGAGCATTACTTCCTGCAATCTGTAGCTTTTTGCAAATATTTTGGCGATGATTTTTAATAGTTTTTTCGCTTTTAAAAAGATCAAATGCAATTTCTTTATTGGTTTTGCCTAATGCTACTTGATTTAAAATTTTAATTTCTGTTTTTGATAATTGTTGGTATGATTTATCAGAAACTTCGGGAATAGGATTTGCTTTTTCTTTAAACCAAGATTCTCTAAATCGTTTACTTACATAAGGTTTGTTTTGGATAGCTCGCCCTGCACATTTAGTTAGATTTTCTACAGTATCGGCCTTATATAGAATCCACTTTATCTCTAAGTTTTTTAATTCTTTTATCAACCACTCTTCTAGGGTAAATGTCATGATAACAATCTTGGTTTTAGAAGCGTGTCGTTTAGTATATTTTGCTAATTCAATTCCAGAATCATTAGAATTTAGTGTAGCATCAATAACAATAAAATCAGGTTGGCTGTCAACAATGACTTTTCGTAAGTTTTCTAAATCACTTATATCTTCATATAAATTAAATTTCATGTCTTTTGGGGCTTCTAGCATGGCTTTGATGCCTAACCTTTTTAAAGGATCATCATAGGCCACAACAACACTATATACTTTCATAGTCTTAGGGATTTGTTATGAAATGTCAATAATAATTCTGGTTCGGTGGGTGGAATGTATTATTGAGAGAAATTAGGGTATTATGTTTGTTGTAAAAAAGCTACTTAGGTTGATGATCTTCTAATAAATACGTGTAGTGCAAGTATGTGGTGTAGCGGTTCGTAATATTCATGAGTTTGAGGTTTTGTGTTAGCCTTATAAAGTTAATTGATATTTTAATTGATTTAGGAGAGATAGCTTTCTTTTCGATATAATGATATGTTTTTTAGCTAAAGACAAGAGTTGATATAACATACCTAATTAGTACAATGATAGTGTGTTAATTCAATCTCCAAAAGCAAATACCCTAGTATTTCTGTAGGTTTTAGTTAAAACAAATTTTTAGCATTACCGCTTAGATTTGTAAGTTTTTACGTACCGGTTCTAGTGATCTATATTTACTAAAAAATAGATGAATGTATTGATTTTGATTACTTTTTACTTGTATTTTATTAGTAGAAATGCCTGTAATCAAACTTTATAGCACAAAATAGTTCTATTTTAGTATCAATATTTCTTGTTACTAATTTTATTTCTATTCTTTTAACTAGAGTATTATTCGTTGCATCATTCGGAATATTTTAAACAAAACATAAACTTTTCTAAAAATCCATGTTTTTAGATTTTTTATAAAATAGTTAACGGTTTAAGTTGTTGAAAATCTGTATCTTAAAAAGAAAATAAGATATGAGAAATAAACTACTTATACTTACCCTACTGTTTTTAATAGCTTGTATCTCTGGTAATGCCAGTGATGATTATTTAGTAAGCAATAGATTGGATACTATTAATGATACTACATTTTCTTTTAAACTAGAATCTACGACTGCCCAACAGTCCATTACGATTATATCCGATGTAAGAGAACCTATGTTAATCAAGGTGATAGATGATTCTGGTTTTATTAGAATTCAGAAAAAACTTCATGTAGATAGAGAAGTTGATATCTCTGGCTTATTAGAAGGCACCTATGTGATTAGAATATACGTTGGTAACCATACTGCTGTAAAAAGATTTTATAAAGGACAAGATGGTGTGGACATAAAGTAATGCGAGCCTATGCATTTTATAGAATGTGTTATAGGTAATACTAAAATATGAATACAAACTCCCATAATCATTATTGATTTGGGAGTTTTTTTATGGAATACATCAACTATTTAGAATAAACTTAGAAATGATTAAAGAACGTTTTGGTTGTAATATTCTTCTTAAGCTTACTACTGAGCAAGAAAAGTATTAATAACATAAAATAAGATGTTTAAAAAGAATCGGAAGAAATGAATAGAATGGGGAAAAAATAGTCATTCCAAATTAATTTGTTATTTTCGTTTTAGGATAAAATGATTATGAAAAGTAAGTATATATCTTATGTTGGAGATATATAGTCACATTTGTTCACTATACTCGCATGTTAGCTCTAATTAACCATAACTAGCAAAAAGACTGAAATGATTCAAAAAAAACTAACGAAACTTGTCGGACTGAAAAAAACTGATTTTGACTTATTTGTTCAAAGTGGTCAAATCAAAATACAACAAGCGAAATTAATTCCGACATTGAAAACTGGAGATGAAATGGCATTAACGTCAATTTTCTTGTCAACAATTAGGTTAGTTAAAGAATATAGAGACGGAATTTTCAAAAGCATCAAATTAAGTAGAGCTGGTAAAGCATATTATTATACAGAAACTTGCTTTCCTGATATTAGTTCATCTCGAATTGATGGATTAATTATCGTTGTGACAAAAGGAATAATTACGGATGCGGTATTCTTCGAAATGAAGAATAAAAACAACGGAATTGACCTGAAACAAGTTGAGGATTATTTGTCTATTTCAAAAAGTTTAAAGGTTAATAAATTGGTAACTGTTTCAAACGAATTTGTCGCTGACTCGACACATTCGCCTGTTAAAGCAAAAGTTCCAAGAAACATTTCATTATATCATTTTTCTTGGACGTATTTAATAACAAAAGGAAGATTACTACTTTTTAAGAATGATTTAAGAATACAGGATAACGACCAAGTGGAGATAATGTCAGAAGCTTTACATTATTTTGAAAGTTCAGTATCTGGAATTTCTGGTTTCATACAAATGAAAGCAGGTTGGAAAGAGCTTGCTGAAAGTATTAGGGCACAAAAAGCGCTAAAACAATCCGATTACTTTATAGAAGAAGCTGTTTTAAGTTGGTATGAGGAAGAAAAAGATATGGCCTTACTTTTAAGTAGAAAACTTGGTGTTTTGGTAAAATCTTCTTCAAAAAACAAAGACAGCGTAAAAAACGATATAAAAAAAGTTATAAAAGACAACTATATCAATGGAGAGTTGGTTATTAAAAATGCTGCTTCGGATATTAAACTTATGGTTGAATTCGAAAGGAGAATAGTATCAATGTCAGTTAAGTTGACACCGCCTTTAGATAGAGGAAACAAAGCTAAAATTACTTGGATTGGAAAGCAACTAGAAAATTGTAAAAAGAAAAATGATACTTTATTTTCAAAATTAGAAAAGGAACTAATAATCGAAGCAGACATAAAATATGCTAAAGCTAACATAAAAGTCAAATTATCAGAATTTGATGAGCTTATTGAATTAACTAAAGACAAGGAAATTCAAGGTTTTAAAATTACTTTGAATAGAGGATTTGGAGCAGGATTTGCAAGCGTTAAAAAATTTATAGTTCTGATTGATAATATGGTTTTAGAATATTATGAAGGAATTGTTCAATATGTAAGCACTTGGACAAGACCAACGCCGAAAATTGTACAAACAGAAACGGAATTAATAAATAACTAGAGTTAACAATAGTTACAAATAATTGTTTTTTCTCGCCTACATTGTAAATTCCTTAGGGATTTACAACTTGGTGTGGAGACGATCGAGCGTTAAGCAATTATCTTGTGGATGA
This genomic interval carries:
- a CDS encoding T9SS type A sorting domain-containing protein — encoded protein: MRNKLLILTLLFLIACISGNASDDYLVSNRLDTINDTTFSFKLESTTAQQSITIISDVREPMLIKVIDDSGFIRIQKKLHVDREVDISGLLEGTYVIRIYVGNHTAVKRFYKGQDGVDIK
- a CDS encoding response regulator transcription factor, with product MKVYSVVVAYDDPLKRLGIKAMLEAPKDMKFNLYEDISDLENLRKVIVDSQPDFIVIDATLNSNDSGIELAKYTKRHASKTKIVIMTFTLEEWLIKELKNLEIKWILYKADTVENLTKCAGRAIQNKPYVSKRFRESWFKEKANPIPEVSDKSYQQLSKTEIKILNQVALGKTNKEIAFDLFKSEKTIKNHRQNICKKLQIAGSNALFKYTMKLKDVYH
- a CDS encoding PD40 domain-containing protein produces the protein MKPNKLIMCTILCILFSTIIRSQMISNSTPITKEGEYSTPIWSPDGQKILFTDHHNDELFVIDLVHENKLTKVKHGQGIGYLANWSIDSESVIFREKPKDGLFSDITVKSINLNTRIEKTLTNVHPDNTNLSLNKKSKKNLIVYINLQTLKLEAKEGIDGKPWVITKEAGQYYHPIVSPNQKQVVVHEGPNMYIYSIYKTQKRTSLGYGLASSWLPDNSGVITFEDKSIDGHTISASELFYISATTVSKTQLTNSNDIIETWGDVSPDGKRIAFSDEKTGRIFVADLNLKN
- a CDS encoding N-acetylmuramoyl-L-alanine amidase; translation: MKNTISILGIKLLLIIAILFSTISQAQVVVIDPGHGYASDGSNPDGRTDTEHATALSVGIKLKNLIEDDCNGWSVHLTRNTRNGWLTLSQRRAISNNWRADRFISIHCNAGGGTGTETFWCNRSNSPQSSNSRFSRQIQDRMVEKGEWRDRRSVEDASFIFHLGVLTGNNAVGVLSEIGFVDTGDATKLLNDTWRNRFADAYLTALQNDLNRNCTPPPTGDTEAPTTTISVPGGNSQSGDFTANFNDNDNIGVTRRFYQALEKYGDNWYANRGNGFFNDNFNVFYSGYTQGAGNWSISNGHLSQSDISSDNTKLNTFLSQNSGLPYLYEFSAKTISTTGPKKFGLHIMADDVTQSQRGNSYLIWFSGEDNKVRIYETVNNQLNFRAISDVPLDNQWANYKITYSPAFGVLEIFRNNTSLLRWTDTTPIKNGSSISLRTNKTNMEFDDLKVYKFRANQTQSITAGSSVTKDIRRQNGKIKSLVRDAAGNWSAPGNLDITISSLSRQNPNIIDDTKLNNSAPIIYPNPTTAKSLTLTYNATSNQRLEVSIWDITGKLLNKINTTPKENSLQNLNISSLIEGITGGTYIIKVKNGKNVTYSRILKQ
- a CDS encoding peptidoglycan DD-metalloendopeptidase family protein, with the protein product MKNTTLKTLLILLFYINISEAQELIIEKNRQLYSQNISNSDTVILNKNKSSLAITSAMDVIVLQPHNISRELDLTANFDFFQGLQNPFNPNVWIYLEREQIGGAFKLQKIDLSNKKQVTLQSKTNNDRKEIALKPIGWTNDASKIFVEGIYLDAAEEHQGIFMYDIQTNHIEKLPISFKYTSTPLLSPQREYFIFSGSTDKKLDYLHGTSDLIYKYDIKQQTTETIYRSEGDQVQILGWNVNSKTNKEPTHNQKSNLSYYLPWDFGKENCVSRHGTPGPTGSHSPVGQCGFFTPGGHHGYHAIDFATSLSGDDNVRASAAGTVSFSGISGSLSSGYGRLIIIRHSDGTRTYYAHNKTLLVSQGQSVQKGQVIALEGTTGGSTGDHIHFEWRAAGGNSPTPGSFVDAGQPRQNYIYRSQNTFGSQADTEAPTTSITANGGTTQSGDFTANYTDSDNIAVTRRFYQVLEKYGNNWYANRGNGFFNDNFNVFYSGYVQGDGDWSINNNHLLQSNTTSDNTKLNTFLSQNSGLPYLYEFSAKVLSTNGPRKFGIHIMADSPDQSQRGNSYLIWFSGEDNKVRVYETINNQLNFRAIDDVLLDNKWANYKITYSPGFGVLEVFRNNTSILKWTDPSPIKNGSTISLRTNKTNIEFDDLKVYKFRADSSTGISAGSEITKDIRRKNGKIKSLVRDAAGNWSAAGNLDVTISSLTRQNPEIINDTFLNNDTIKANVFPNPTDGSDVTISYQSLQKSQASISIIDIKGSILKSFIEYTEEAKNTTIDLSSYFGSLRDGTYFIKINDDRGSQVIPIIKK